The window tccgcagaatggccaaagctatcaccttaaatatcatcttcagctaaagacacaggaggatgttgggggtagtggtttggggttTCAAAGGGGACGAAGGCAGTTCACACGGAGATGCAAaggcaaatgtttggtagatgaGAAcaggcttagcaaggaccctcataGTCTATGagacccagagttatctatggtgatggcctgtctgAGAGGCCATCTTAAATTGTTTAAGATAATTTAAGaattatcttaaattcttttaggcacttagggggaaggtcaaagtttcttttagtcttttgttcttaaaaataatcaaagcaaagagacacattttggggtggccaattctgatccccggCATCTCCTTGTGGAGAAGTTGAACAACCACAGCTGCCTCTGAGTTCAGGGGATAAGTCCGGCCTGGAGATGTAAATTTGGGGGTTGATGGCTatggatggtatttaaagctatgagactggatgagatcaccaaggaagTGCGTATAGAGGAGCaacgtccccccccccccccccccgcccccacaatgggtggagaggaggaaacagcCAGGGAAAGCAAGGAGCAGCAAGCGAGGGAGGAGAACCCGGAAACATGGAGTCTTGGAACCCGGGGAGAAATACGATTGACACGGTCAGCGCTGTGGATGGTCCCAACATGGGAACTGAGAAGGAGCCTCCCACCGGAATGTCGCTGGGCTTGAGGGCTGGGAAGTCCTGCCCGCTTCGTTCATAGCTCCACCACAGCGCTCAGCAaagtgcccccaccccccaccccgccccccggccccgcGGTAATACATAATtgtaaatgatgaatgaatgagaaccGAACTCTGGAATAAAAGGTGATGGGAGGAAGACGGAGCAATTTGAGTCCACCTAGATCACTCTTACCAACAGACCTTTCCTCCCTCCAGACCAGGGAGTCCagacccccagccccctcctcctttGCGACCCAGTAATAagccccccaggccccagcccagggccccgcAGTCAAGGCCTCCTGCACCCCCTGGACACAGACCCGTAAGTCGAGGCCCCAGGGCCCTCCTCCTTCAGGAGTCCGCTACCCCAGACCCCTTCCCCCTCAAACCAAAGGTGGGGTCCCCAGCTCCCTCTTTCTCGAGAGACTCAGGCCCTCAAAATCAGCCCCGCCCCTTGAGAGCCAGGGTTTACTGGAGCGCGACGCGGGGACTCCCCGGCCCGTGGGCGGGGCCCTGCCCAGGACGGGGCGGTGCCAGAAGCTCTTTTAAAAACTCGCGGGGGACCGGACCCAAGATCGGGGACCCGGCGGCGGCTCCGCGGGGACACAGCGAGGCTGGCGCAGCGCCGAGGCCGGGGCCCTGGGGGCCCCCAGTCCGCGCCCCGGAATCCCCGAGGTAATGGGGGCAGGGAGGCTCGGCACGCTCGGCGGTGGGAGAGTGAGCGGCCGGTGTGTGGGGCTAGGAGGGGGACTCCGGAGGCTCTAGGGACGCAGCTGGAGCATCACGTCCTGGGTCCTAGGAGTGAGGGTACCCGGTGtttggagggggcagggggcccGGACCCCTGGGTCTTGATGGAGGCGCGGCTGGGATCCGGGCTCCTGGGTCCCGAGGGTGAAAGGGCTGGGAGCCCGGACCCCTGGGTCCCGTGGAAGGAGGGCTGGCGGCCCGGATCCTTCCCCTGGGGAGAGGGCCTGGCCTGAGTCGTCGGGGGCGTGGTTGTTTCAAACCAGCCCGGGTCTCCGTGGGGAGGGTCGGGCGCCTGACCGCGGGGGGTCCACGCCGGCCGTGACCTGCCCTCGCCCCGGGATTTCCCGAGTCGCCCGGCGTCCGGGGTCCCCGGGCTGAGCAGGAATTCCCCACGTGCGGGGATTCCGCGAGCGCCACGCTCGGCCGCGCGCCCCGCCCCGGGACCGGACACCTGGGCCGGCACCCAGAGTTAGGGGAGATGGAAGATTCCCTTGCGTGAGCGCCGTGACGTCAGTGCGTCGCGTCTGTTTCCGTGTCTGCCCTCCCCCGCTTAACCCTTCCTCCGCCGGAACCGGCTCGGAGGGTGTGGGCTGAGAGCCTGGGCTTCCTAGGTCCAGGCGTCTGGAAACTGGGACTCCCAGGTCCTAGGGAGGAGGAAGCCCGGACTCCTGGGTCCTGGGGAAGGGCTGCTGGGCTCCCAGATTCCTGCGGGAGGGGCCTGCACTGCGGGGTCTGAAGGGGCGCGGGGTCTGAACCCCTGGATCCCTGTTGAGCTAGGGGGCTATTGACTCGTGCTTCCCCGGGGACAGGGGCCGGGGACTCGGACACCCGGTTTCCCGAGGAAGGAGTATCAGGTCCGCTTCTAGGGCCGAGGGATGTTGGGAACCTGGGTTGCGTCTCCAGGGAGTGATGCCCGGTgacccccctctcccctccctgcccaccgACCTCAGGCCTGGGAGATCTGGAAGGTGGGATTTTTCACGGAAGTTGGGGGTGCTGCAGAAGGGcgctctcctcccccttccttaGTTTCCACGACGCTGGTGGAAACTTGGGTCAGAGGGGAAAGTGCggagcaaaaggaaggaaacgGCGGAGGCGGGCGCCACACCCGAAAGTTTAGCTTGGCTTTGGAGTTCTCAGGCGGCATCAGTGTGCCAGTTTTTCCGCGCGGGAGGGAGCCAGAATCCACTCCCCCGCGCCCCTGGGTGACTTAAGGACTCCTGATTACTTCCCTTCCCCGCGCAGTGAGCCGGAGTGAGCGCAGCCACTGTCCGTCGCAGACCGTGAAGAAGCTCCTGGAGGAACAGAGGCGCCGCCAGCAGCAGCCTGACGCTGGTGGGGTACCGGTGAGGCCCATGAAACCCTGCCCTGCCGTGCAGGGACTCGCTGGCTTGCCGCCCTCGGAGCTGATGAGAGATGTCGTCCTGACTTAGATGCCCTGTAGGTGGGGAGTGGATGCTGAGGAGCCTGCCAAATAAATTCCCCCTTGTTCTTTTTGCTTCTGCCTCTACAGGGACAGTTCCCGCCTCCCCTGGCGCAGCCCCTGACGCCATCTGTGAATGAGGCTGAGGCTGGTAAGTCTGGAAACTCACCTGCTTCCCTCAGGGCTCAAACATCCCAACtcaaaacttttagaaacttCGGAGTCAGACCCTCTTTCTTGCTGGGACCCAGTAGGTTTGATGCTCCAGATTCTCTTCAGCCCCCCAGTCTATACACCTGTCCTTCGGCGTCCCggggcccaggctcccagcctTTTGGAGCTCTAGGAGTCTAAGCCCTCAACCCCTCGGGGTCCCGGAAGTCCAGGTCCCAGCCCTTTGGGGTCCCAGAAGTACTAGCTTTCAGTACCTTGGGAGACTCCAGGCCCTCATGCCCATCCTGCAGCCTTGACCATGACTTCCCTCACTCTGGTAATGAGGGCCCCGCCACTCCTCTCACACACAGGCCATACTCACTTCCCAGCACACCAGGAGACTGTGGGTTCTGGACTTGGCAGCCTGGCACCTCCCACGGGCTTTCCAGACTGGGACCCCAACACGCATGCTGCCTACACGGACAGCCCCTACTCTtaccctgctgctgctgctgaaaatTTCCTGACTTCCGACTTCTACCCACCCTCGGACCCTGGGCGGCCGTGTCCATTCCCCCTGGGGATGGAGGTGAGATGCAGAGTGGGAACGGGATGCTGAAGGGCCCCTAGAATTCCCAGTTGCCCTCATGCAGTGTTCTGAGATGTCTGGGGCTGGGTTAAGATCCCATTCCTCAGATTGGCAAAACTGAGGCCCGAAGGTCCAAGGTCGCTTGGTACAGATGGGACTCCCAGCCACTCTGCCGGCGCTCtgtatgtgtacgtgtgtgtcgTGGATTGGGAAGAGGGAATTAGCTGACTGGCTCTCCCTACCACCCGCCCCCTTCAGGAACCCCTGGATACCCGGCTCTATGCAGAACCGTCCCTGCCACAGGCGGGATCCTGGAGGGGTTCCGGACTCCCCTCAGGACCCCCACAGTTGCCCCCTGTGGTCACCGGACCATCGCTGGATGCAGCCCGTGCTCACATGCTGGCTTTGGGGCCCCAACAGCTGCTGGCCCAAGATGAGGAGGGGGACACGTGAGTATAGGGAATATGAGTATGGGGAATGGCGTCGGCAGGCTCCCAGCTTGCTGGGCAGCTGTGCTCACTGCCGCCCCACCTGTGCTCAGGCTCCTGCACCTGTTTGCGGCTCGGGGGCTGCGCTGGGCAGCATATGCTGCAGCCGAGATTCTTCAAGTGTACAGACACCTGGACATTCGCGAGCATAAGGGCAAGGTGAGGGCTGGGGGCCTAGACTCCTGGACTGatggcagaggggctgggggcctggatgCCTGGTTTTCagaagggaggggcctgggggtcCAGACTGACCTTTCCTGTCCCCTGCAGACCCCTCTCCTGGTGGCTGCCGCCGCCAACCAGCCCCTGATTGTGGAGGATCTACTGAACCTGGGAGCAGAGCCCAATGCCGCTGACCACCAGGGGCGTTCTGTCTTGCACGTGGCTGCTACATATGGGCTCCCAGGAGTCCTCTCGGTATGGCCAGCTGGCAGCTGGGGTGAATGGGGTGGACTGGTTGCCCGGATCCTGGCTTCCAGTCTGGGAGGCCTGGGGAGACCCTAATCcagccctctgccttctcctcctcccaggctgTGATTAACTCAGGGGTTCGCGTTGACCTAGAAGCCAGAGACTTCGAGGGTGAGTTGGGTGCTGAGCAGGGCTGGTGTCGCAGGCGGGGTGGGCACTCCAGATGCAGAGCCCTCACTGTCTCCATTCTGCAGGCCTCACACCGCTCCACACAGCCATCCTGGCCCTCAACGTTGCTATGCACCCACCCGACCTGTGTCCCCGGGTGCTGAGTACCCAGGCCCGAGACAGGCTGGCCTGTGTCCAGATGTTGCTGCACATGGGTGCTGATCACACCAGCCAGGTGAGCTGGGCTGCGGGCAGCCGGCCCCTCGGAGGGCGTGTGGCATGGGGGCACCTGGCTGTCCAGGGGCTCCGAACAGACCATGACCAttgcctcttcccagctgtgtgaccttgagcacgttacttcacttctctgtgccccagttgtCAAGTGGGAATAACGTTACGGGTCCTAGCTTATAATTATCAAGCGCTGCTTATTTATCAAGCCCTGAGTTTCATGGATTAGCTAATTGAATCCTCAAAGCCAGCCTTTGACACGTGTGCTCTTATTACTGTCTCTGTTTtactaaggaaactgaggcactagGAGTCAAAAATCTTATGGCTCGTGAATGTCAGAGAGAGCACTGGAACCCAGGTGGTCTGACCCCAGAATCCAGCTCTTAACAATCCTGTTATTCTCTCTCCCCTGACAGTACCTCCTTCACAGGCTGGCTGAGAAAAGTAAACATCCACttattgttttgggtttttttcccgaAGAATTTGGAACACAGataaagtacagaaaataataaaatgaactccCTGTACCCGACATCAGTAGCCAGTCCTGCCCCGTCCACTCATCCACTTTCCTATATTACTTTTAAGCACACCCAAGCAtataattttatccataaat of the Equus quagga isolate Etosha38 chromosome 13, UCLA_HA_Equagga_1.0, whole genome shotgun sequence genome contains:
- the NFKBID gene encoding NF-kappa-B inhibitor delta, which encodes MESWNPGRNTIDTVSAVDGFTGARRGDSPARGRGPAQDGAVPEALLKTRGGPDPRSGTRRRLRGDTARLAQRRGRGPGGPQSAPRNPRVSRSERSHCPSQTVKKLLEEQRRRQQQPDAGGVPGQFPPPLAQPLTPSVNEAEAGHTHFPAHQETVGSGLGSLAPPTGFPDWDPNTHAAYTDSPYSYPAAAAENFLTSDFYPPSDPGRPCPFPLGMEEPLDTRLYAEPSLPQAGSWRGSGLPSGPPQLPPVVTGPSLDAARAHMLALGPQQLLAQDEEGDTLLHLFAARGLRWAAYAAAEILQVYRHLDIREHKGKTPLLVAAAANQPLIVEDLLNLGAEPNAADHQGRSVLHVAATYGLPGVLSAVINSGVRVDLEARDFEGLTPLHTAILALNVAMHPPDLCPRVLSTQARDRLACVQMLLHMGADHTSQEIKSNKTVLHLAVQAANPTLVQLLLELPRGDLRAFVNMKAHGNTALHMAAALPPGPPQEAIVRRLLAAGADPTLRNLENEQPVHLLRPGPGPEGLRQLLKRSRVAPPGLSS